One Bradyrhizobium sp. CCGB12 genomic window carries:
- a CDS encoding alpha/beta fold hydrolase: MKQIIDQHRRQFFGVAAGTLALGLGVIDLANAETNAPRSSATNASFGAIKQIDAGVLDVGYAEAGPSNGPVAILLHGWPYDIHAFVDVAPILAKAGYRVIIPYLRGYGTTHFLSSETPRNGEPAAMAADIIALMDRLDIKKAVVAGFDWGARTADIIAALWPDRCRALVSVSGYLISSQAAGNAPLPPQAELQWWYQFYFATERGRAGYEKYTHDFARLIWKLASPQWKFDDATFNRSAAALDNKDHVAITIHNYRWRLGLAQGEAKYEHLEKKLAAAPVIEVPTITMEGDANGAPHPDPSAYAKKFSGRYDFRLITGGIGHNLPQEAPEAFAKAVIDADRA, from the coding sequence ATGAAGCAGATCATCGACCAGCACCGCCGCCAGTTTTTCGGCGTCGCCGCGGGAACCCTCGCTCTTGGCCTCGGCGTGATCGACCTCGCCAACGCCGAGACGAATGCGCCGCGATCCTCCGCAACGAATGCGTCCTTCGGCGCGATCAAGCAGATCGATGCCGGCGTTCTCGATGTCGGCTATGCAGAGGCAGGCCCCTCGAACGGTCCCGTGGCGATCCTGCTGCACGGCTGGCCCTACGACATTCACGCCTTCGTCGATGTCGCGCCGATCCTGGCAAAGGCCGGCTATCGCGTGATTATCCCTTACCTGCGCGGCTATGGCACGACGCATTTCCTCTCCAGTGAGACGCCGCGAAACGGCGAGCCTGCGGCGATGGCCGCCGACATCATCGCGCTGATGGACAGGCTCGATATCAAGAAGGCTGTTGTCGCCGGCTTCGACTGGGGCGCGCGCACGGCCGACATCATCGCCGCGCTATGGCCGGATCGCTGCCGGGCACTTGTCTCGGTCAGCGGCTATCTGATCTCCAGCCAGGCCGCGGGCAACGCACCGCTGCCGCCGCAGGCCGAGCTGCAATGGTGGTATCAATTCTATTTCGCGACCGAGCGCGGCCGCGCCGGATACGAGAAGTACACGCACGATTTCGCCAGGCTGATCTGGAAGCTCGCCTCGCCGCAATGGAAGTTCGACGACGCCACCTTCAATCGAAGCGCAGCGGCGCTCGACAACAAGGACCATGTCGCGATCACGATCCACAATTACCGTTGGCGACTCGGGCTCGCCCAGGGCGAGGCGAAGTACGAGCATCTCGAAAAGAAGCTCGCGGCAGCTCCCGTCATCGAGGTGCCGACGATCACGATGGAAGGCGACGCCAACGGCGCGCCGCATCCGGACCCGAGCGCCTATGCCAAGAAATTCTCCGGCCGGTACGATTTCCGGCTCATCACCGGCGGCATCGGCCACAATCTGCCGCAGGAAGCACCAGAGGCCTTTGCCAAGGCTGTCATCGACGCCGACCGCGCCTGA
- a CDS encoding SDR family NAD(P)-dependent oxidoreductase, translating to MSRTWFISGSSRGLGRAIVEAALTAGDRVLASARDPKPLESLLARFGERLRLATLDVTDEAAAQAAVGFAVATFGGVDVVVNNAGYGDLGSVEDTRLDSFRRQIEVNLIGTIIVTKAAIPVMRRQRRGHIVQVSSVGGRIGAPARAAYSAAKWGIEGFSESLAREMALIGVNVTLVEPGGFRTGFAQAAHATCEGRPEYDAVVGAAVRMQRDYDGRQPGDPAKAAAVVLKLVGMAHPPLRIALGSDAVNAIAATDRLRLEELETWRALSVSTDY from the coding sequence ATGTCCAGGACCTGGTTCATCAGCGGCAGCTCTCGCGGGCTCGGCCGGGCCATCGTGGAAGCCGCACTCACGGCGGGAGATCGCGTGCTGGCTTCGGCCCGCGACCCCAAGCCGCTCGAATCGTTGCTCGCGCGCTTCGGCGAGAGGCTTCGGCTTGCAACGCTCGACGTGACCGACGAGGCGGCAGCGCAAGCAGCCGTCGGCTTCGCCGTGGCGACGTTTGGCGGGGTCGATGTGGTCGTGAACAACGCCGGCTACGGCGATCTCGGATCTGTCGAGGACACGCGCCTGGACTCGTTCCGTCGGCAGATCGAAGTCAACCTGATCGGCACCATCATCGTCACCAAGGCGGCGATCCCCGTGATGCGTCGGCAGCGCCGTGGGCACATCGTCCAAGTCTCATCCGTCGGCGGGCGCATTGGTGCTCCGGCCCGCGCCGCCTATTCGGCCGCGAAATGGGGCATCGAGGGCTTTTCGGAATCCCTGGCGCGCGAGATGGCGTTGATCGGCGTGAACGTGACGCTCGTCGAGCCCGGCGGCTTCCGCACCGGCTTTGCCCAGGCCGCGCATGCGACCTGCGAGGGACGGCCGGAGTACGACGCGGTCGTTGGCGCTGCCGTCAGGATGCAGCGCGATTACGATGGCCGCCAGCCCGGCGACCCCGCCAAGGCTGCAGCCGTCGTGTTGAAGCTGGTCGGCATGGCTCATCCACCTCTGCGCATCGCCCTCGGCAGCGACGCCGTGAACGCCATCGCCGCGACGGACAGGCTTCGTCTCGAGGAATTGGAAACGTGGCGCGCGCTCAGCGTATCGACCGATTATTGA
- a CDS encoding cytochrome P460 family protein, translated as MTPTEPQKKRSPYATMIVLTVVLLVVLLTCVPYLVTIASAEGPAEQSGADASPIFGVTIPPGYKQWELIAPAEEAAPLDELRAVVGNQTAIDAYQDGKLPFPDGTILVKRAWKRKQSPEFASATIPGAATTVQVMVKDAKKYAATGGWGFGRFINGKPVDEAQHRTCFACHEARAKGRDYVFTRLAP; from the coding sequence ATGACGCCAACCGAACCTCAGAAGAAAAGATCTCCCTACGCCACGATGATCGTGCTGACCGTCGTCCTCCTCGTCGTGCTCCTGACCTGCGTGCCGTATCTCGTCACGATCGCCTCCGCGGAGGGGCCGGCGGAACAGAGCGGGGCGGACGCCTCGCCGATCTTCGGCGTCACGATTCCGCCGGGCTACAAGCAGTGGGAGCTGATCGCGCCGGCCGAAGAGGCGGCGCCGCTCGATGAGCTTCGCGCCGTGGTCGGCAACCAGACTGCGATCGATGCCTATCAGGACGGAAAGCTTCCGTTTCCGGACGGCACTATTCTGGTCAAGCGCGCCTGGAAGCGGAAACAATCCCCCGAATTTGCGTCCGCGACGATTCCCGGCGCCGCCACCACGGTCCAGGTGATGGTGAAAGATGCCAAAAAATATGCCGCCACCGGCGGCTGGGGATTTGGTCGTTTCATCAACGGCAAGCCGGTGGACGAGGCCCAGCATCGCACCTGCTTCGCGTGCCATGAAGCGCGGGCCAAGGGCCGCGATTACGTCTTCACGCGGCTGGCCCCCTGA
- a CDS encoding winged helix-turn-helix domain-containing protein gives MTEPAGFAAGTLTFGPFTVTPHERLVTRDGVALTLGAKAFDILIALMSRPNAVVSKWDLMALVWPGLTVEEASLRFHIAALRKALGDGRDGARYITTLSGRGYCFVAPISQSDISSQRRAAPRMDLSPVKLPNRLQRMVGRDDVIAAVSDKLVTSRFVTIAGPGGVGKTAVAVAIAHDLLEIFADAAHFVDLAALSDPDLVITSILLMLGLPAQTDDPLPALLAHVRDKRMLLILDNCEHVIAAVAPLAAEIFQAAPHVHILATSREALRVEGEQVYRLAPLAIPPDESGLTAAAAQTYPALQLFLERATASGAQFALDDANAAIIARICRKLDGMALAIELAAGRVEAYGLEQTATLLDERLNLLWQGQRTAPPRQKTLQATLDWSYGLLSDTERLVLRRLAVFAGHFTIDAALEVVPDERVDRSHLFDAIDSLVAKSMVAPRPIGAMMRYRLLDTTRAYLLEIEPNEASLAARHATYYRQWLAQAGSTWATVPSADERAIQFSALHNVRAALDWCFGSDGNISIGIALAAAAAPIFLAMSLLIECRRWSERALLAIDPSSRGSAEEMHIQAALGLTLMFTRGGSEAARAALSRSLAIAEARGDEINQLQLLGRMHIFHERMGEFDAALGYARQSLTVAEALGDAASIALAHSLLGVSLHLAGEHRDAMTMLEAAWQGPGTERISTVYGFDHRNRAGISLARELWLQGRPAHAQQLVRQTVTEAAQMDHPITLCIALIWAVSIDLWNGDLDGAEENIDRFIAHAQSRSMGPYLAVGRGVKGELAIRRGDAADGVETIKSCLRELHDAGYELLTTTFNIAMVQGLLALGQTEQSARLIDDAIHLVEQGGDHLYMPELLRMKGRVLLSLPQPGAEQAEVHFVQSLELSRRQGARAWELRAAIDLAGLFAERGRREEAKRLLQSSLEGFAEGSETADIGAASALLTTL, from the coding sequence ATGACTGAACCGGCCGGGTTTGCGGCAGGAACCCTAACGTTCGGACCATTCACCGTGACGCCGCATGAAAGGCTGGTGACGCGCGACGGTGTCGCACTGACGCTGGGCGCAAAAGCCTTCGACATTCTGATCGCGCTGATGTCTCGGCCGAACGCCGTCGTCAGCAAGTGGGATCTGATGGCGCTGGTATGGCCGGGCCTGACCGTTGAAGAAGCCAGCTTGCGCTTTCACATCGCAGCCCTTCGCAAGGCGCTCGGCGACGGCAGGGACGGCGCACGCTACATCACCACGCTGTCCGGCCGCGGCTATTGCTTCGTGGCGCCGATCTCCCAGTCGGACATTTCGTCACAGCGGCGCGCCGCACCGCGGATGGACCTGTCGCCCGTGAAGCTGCCGAACCGACTGCAACGGATGGTCGGGCGCGACGATGTCATCGCCGCCGTCTCGGACAAGCTCGTCACATCGCGCTTCGTCACGATCGCCGGCCCAGGCGGCGTCGGCAAGACCGCCGTTGCGGTCGCGATCGCTCACGACCTGCTCGAGATTTTCGCCGATGCCGCGCACTTCGTCGATCTTGCCGCGCTCAGCGATCCCGATCTCGTGATCACCTCGATCCTGCTGATGCTGGGCTTGCCGGCGCAGACCGACGATCCCCTGCCCGCGCTGCTCGCGCATGTCAGGGACAAGAGGATGCTGCTGATCCTCGACAATTGCGAACACGTCATCGCCGCCGTGGCGCCGCTGGCCGCGGAGATCTTCCAAGCCGCGCCGCATGTCCACATCCTGGCCACGAGCCGCGAAGCCCTGCGCGTCGAGGGCGAGCAGGTCTATCGATTAGCGCCGCTCGCCATTCCCCCGGACGAGTCCGGACTAACCGCTGCTGCGGCGCAGACTTATCCCGCACTTCAACTCTTCCTCGAACGGGCCACGGCCAGCGGCGCGCAGTTCGCGCTCGACGATGCCAATGCCGCGATCATCGCAAGAATCTGCCGCAAGCTCGACGGCATGGCCCTGGCGATCGAGCTCGCCGCCGGCCGGGTCGAAGCCTACGGCCTGGAGCAGACGGCCACCCTGCTCGACGAGCGCCTCAACCTGCTCTGGCAGGGACAGCGCACCGCGCCGCCACGACAGAAGACGCTGCAGGCGACGCTGGACTGGAGCTACGGGCTGCTGTCCGATACCGAGCGCCTGGTGCTGCGCCGGCTTGCGGTGTTCGCGGGTCACTTCACCATCGATGCCGCGCTCGAGGTCGTCCCGGACGAGCGCGTCGATCGCTCCCACCTGTTCGACGCCATCGACAGCCTCGTCGCCAAGTCCATGGTCGCGCCGCGTCCGATCGGCGCCATGATGCGCTACCGACTGCTCGACACCACGCGCGCCTATTTGCTCGAGATCGAGCCGAACGAAGCGTCCCTCGCCGCCCGCCACGCCACCTACTACCGGCAATGGCTGGCGCAGGCCGGCTCGACATGGGCCACGGTGCCGAGCGCCGACGAACGGGCGATCCAATTCTCCGCACTTCACAACGTGCGCGCCGCGCTCGATTGGTGCTTCGGCAGCGACGGTAATATCAGTATCGGTATCGCGCTCGCCGCTGCGGCGGCACCGATCTTCCTCGCGATGTCGCTCCTGATCGAATGCCGGCGCTGGTCGGAACGGGCGCTGCTTGCGATCGATCCATCCTCGCGCGGCAGCGCCGAGGAAATGCACATCCAGGCTGCCCTCGGCCTCACCTTGATGTTCACGCGAGGCGGCAGCGAAGCGGCGCGCGCCGCCTTGAGCCGGAGCCTTGCGATCGCCGAGGCGCGCGGCGACGAGATCAACCAGCTTCAGCTGCTCGGCCGCATGCATATCTTCCACGAGCGGATGGGAGAGTTCGACGCCGCCCTCGGTTATGCCCGGCAGAGCCTGACCGTCGCCGAGGCGCTCGGCGATGCCGCCTCGATCGCCCTCGCCCATTCGCTTCTGGGCGTCTCGCTGCATCTGGCCGGCGAGCATCGCGACGCGATGACGATGCTGGAGGCCGCCTGGCAGGGGCCCGGCACGGAACGGATCAGCACGGTCTACGGCTTCGATCATCGCAACCGGGCCGGCATTTCGCTCGCACGCGAGCTCTGGTTGCAGGGCCGGCCCGCGCATGCGCAGCAACTGGTGCGGCAGACGGTCACCGAAGCCGCACAGATGGATCATCCGATCACGCTCTGCATCGCGCTGATCTGGGCTGTCTCGATCGATCTCTGGAACGGAGACCTCGACGGCGCGGAAGAAAACATCGACCGTTTCATCGCACATGCCCAATCGCGCTCGATGGGCCCGTACCTCGCGGTCGGCCGCGGCGTCAAAGGCGAGCTGGCAATCCGGCGTGGAGATGCCGCTGATGGCGTCGAGACGATCAAGTCCTGTCTGCGCGAGCTCCACGACGCCGGCTACGAGCTGCTCACCACGACCTTCAACATCGCGATGGTCCAAGGCTTATTGGCACTCGGACAGACCGAGCAGAGCGCACGCCTGATCGACGATGCGATCCACCTCGTCGAACAAGGCGGCGATCATCTCTACATGCCGGAGCTGCTGCGGATGAAGGGCCGGGTCCTCCTGTCGCTGCCGCAGCCCGGGGCCGAGCAGGCGGAAGTTCATTTCGTGCAGTCCCTGGAATTGAGCCGTCGCCAAGGCGCCAGAGCCTGGGAGCTGCGGGCCGCGATCGATCTCGCCGGACTATTTGCCGAACGCGGGCGGCGCGAAGAGGCGAAACGATTGCTCCAATCGTCCCTCGAGGGTTTTGCCGAAGGCTCCGAAACAGCGGATATCGGGGCGGCCAGCGCGCTTCTGACGACGCTGTAG
- a CDS encoding response regulator transcription factor, producing the protein MNAPSTHLVIADDHPLFRDALRQAVAGVLISARIDEAGSFEDLTKLLEQTSDVDLVLLDLSMPGISGFSGLIYLRAQYPAIPVVIVSASDDSATIRRSLDFGASGFIPKRFGVETLRDAILKVMEGDVWVPADTDLSAAADPDTTRLRDRLVTLTPQQVRVLMMLSEGLLNKQIAYELGVSEATIKAHVSAILQKLGVESRTQAVIAAAKIAGGQWKQGTPTG; encoded by the coding sequence ATGAACGCTCCCTCCACCCATCTCGTCATTGCCGATGACCACCCCCTGTTCCGCGACGCGCTGCGGCAGGCGGTGGCGGGCGTCCTGATCTCGGCCAGGATCGACGAGGCCGGATCGTTCGAGGATCTGACCAAGCTGCTGGAACAGACCTCCGACGTCGATCTGGTCCTGCTCGACCTTTCGATGCCCGGGATCTCCGGCTTTTCGGGCCTGATCTATCTGCGGGCGCAATATCCGGCGATTCCGGTCGTGATCGTCTCGGCTTCCGACGACAGCGCCACGATCCGCCGCTCGCTCGATTTCGGCGCCTCCGGCTTCATCCCGAAGCGTTTCGGCGTCGAGACGCTGCGCGACGCCATCCTCAAGGTGATGGAAGGCGACGTCTGGGTTCCCGCCGACACCGATCTGTCGGCCGCCGCCGACCCCGACACGACTCGCCTGCGCGACCGCTTGGTGACGCTGACGCCGCAACAGGTCCGGGTCCTGATGATGCTGTCGGAGGGGCTCCTCAACAAGCAGATCGCCTACGAGCTCGGCGTCTCCGAGGCCACCATCAAGGCGCACGTCTCGGCCATCCTGCAAAAGCTCGGCGTCGAGAGCCGCACCCAGGCCGTGATTGCCGCCGCAAAGATCGCCGGCGGCCAGTGGAAGCAGGGCACGCCGACGGGCTGA
- a CDS encoding organic hydroperoxide resistance protein produces MTQAAKLLYTAKTHTSGGRHDGMSRSSDGRLDVKLSPPGAAGIGTNPEQLFAAGWSACFEGAMEIAARKRKVDLPRKSAIDAEIDLLLDDGAYSLRARLNVSLPGLDPEIARGIVDEAHQTCPYSKAVRGNIDVTVALI; encoded by the coding sequence ATGACACAAGCGGCAAAGCTGCTCTACACAGCGAAGACACACACCAGCGGCGGTCGACATGACGGCATGTCGCGCAGTTCTGACGGTCGCCTCGACGTCAAATTGTCGCCGCCGGGCGCTGCAGGCATCGGCACCAATCCCGAGCAATTGTTCGCTGCCGGCTGGTCGGCGTGCTTCGAAGGCGCCATGGAGATCGCGGCGCGCAAGCGGAAGGTCGACCTTCCCAGGAAAAGCGCGATCGATGCGGAGATCGATCTCCTGCTCGACGACGGCGCTTACTCGCTGAGGGCGCGCCTCAATGTCAGCCTGCCGGGTCTCGACCCTGAGATCGCGCGCGGCATCGTCGATGAAGCGCATCAGACCTGCCCCTACTCCAAGGCCGTCCGCGGCAATATCGACGTCACGGTCGCGCTGATCTGA